In Dromiciops gliroides isolate mDroGli1 chromosome 4, mDroGli1.pri, whole genome shotgun sequence, one DNA window encodes the following:
- the LOC122755295 gene encoding LOW QUALITY PROTEIN: 40S ribosomal protein S3a-like (The sequence of the model RefSeq protein was modified relative to this genomic sequence to represent the inferred CDS: inserted 1 base in 1 codon; deleted 1 base in 1 codon) — protein sequence MAVGKNKCLTKGSKKKAKXKVVDPFSKDWYDVKAPAVFNIRNIGKTLVTRTQGTKIASNGLKGRVFEVSLADLQNDEVAFHKFKLITEDVQGKNCLTNFHRMDLIRDKMCSMVKKWQTMIETHVDVKTTNGYLLHLFCLGFTKKCSNQIHHQQICQICKKMMEIMTREVQTNDLKEIVNKLVPDSIGKDIEKACQSIYPLHDVFFRKVKMPKKPKFELGKLMELHGEGGGSGKPSEDETGTKVERADGLSKINFKG from the exons ATGGCAGTGGGCAAGAATAAGTGCCTCACCAAAGGCagcaaaaaaaaagcca agaaAGTGGTTGATCCATTTTCAAAGGATTGGTATGATGTCAAAGCACCAGCTGTGTTCAACATTCGCAATATTGGCAAGACACTGGTTACAAGGACTCAAGGAACAAAAATTGCCTCTAATGGTCTAAAGGGTCGAGTTTTTGAAGTGAGCCTTGCTGATCTGCAGAATGATGAGGTTGCTTTTCATAAGTTCAAGTTAATCACTGAAGATGTTCAGGGTAAAAATTGTCTGACTAATTTCCACAGAATGGATCTTATCCGGGACAAGATGTGCTCCATGGTC AAAAAATGGCAGACCATGATTGAAACCCATGTTGATGTCAAAACTACCAATGGCTATTTGCTCCACCTCTTTTGTCTTGGTTTTACCAAAAAGTGCAGCAACCAGATCCATCACCAACAGATCtgtcaaatttgtaagaaaatgatggaaatcATGACCCGGGAGGTACAGACAAATGACTTGAAAGAAATTGTCAATAAACTAGTTCCAGACAGCATTGGAAAAGACATAGAAAAGGCTTGCCAGTCCATTTACCCTCTCCATGATGTATTTTTTCGAAAAGTCAAGATGCCCAAGAAGCCCAAATTTGAATTGGGAAAGCTAATGGAACTGCATGGTGAAGGTGGTGGCTCTGGAAAACCTTCAGAAGATGAAACAGGCACAAAAGTAGAAAGGGCTGATGGCCtgtctaaaataaattttaaaggctga